In one window of Photorhabdus laumondii subsp. laumondii DNA:
- a CDS encoding helix-turn-helix transcriptional regulator: protein MKTIYSEKLEVFTADYCNYSHEDKNSKSTPVLIEELSDGIHINRLRFELNKDVTEYCEGPPTVSIAFILNGRGKMAIENGDELDIHSGMMIFFYSPKMTRGMNFFGCGSWHILDIRFSLNEIAAQELPPFTQLAAGFEKNASYSDVLMMASPIYPPFMQIVNQIEECQLSGNVRKVYLKAKALEILACVASQVYDCQYNMVNGLQRRAVYNAIKIINSDYHYPWTIKSLSRAVGLNERKLKEGFRAVVFRTFHQYLENVRMTTAEDLLKKGMSVIDVSTAVGYASPSHFSKRFRQHYLINPKAWQAKYAVSHTLLTENIMVGK from the coding sequence ATGAAGACAATCTATAGTGAAAAATTAGAAGTTTTCACTGCTGATTATTGTAATTATTCACATGAGGATAAAAATAGTAAAAGTACACCTGTACTGATTGAGGAATTATCTGACGGCATTCACATAAACCGGCTACGCTTTGAACTCAACAAAGATGTCACAGAATATTGTGAAGGGCCGCCAACGGTGTCAATTGCGTTTATTTTAAACGGGAGAGGAAAAATGGCGATTGAAAACGGTGATGAATTAGATATTCATTCGGGAATGATGATATTTTTCTATTCACCTAAAATGACGCGAGGCATGAACTTCTTTGGCTGCGGATCATGGCATATACTCGACATTCGTTTTTCATTGAACGAAATTGCAGCTCAGGAATTGCCACCTTTTACTCAATTAGCGGCAGGTTTTGAAAAGAACGCCAGTTACAGTGATGTATTGATGATGGCATCTCCCATCTACCCACCATTTATGCAAATAGTGAACCAAATAGAAGAGTGCCAATTAAGTGGCAATGTAAGAAAGGTTTATTTAAAGGCAAAAGCGTTAGAAATACTCGCTTGTGTGGCGTCTCAAGTTTATGATTGCCAATATAATATGGTCAACGGGTTACAACGCCGCGCCGTTTATAATGCAATAAAAATAATTAACAGTGATTATCATTACCCTTGGACAATAAAATCATTATCAAGAGCGGTTGGTTTAAATGAACGGAAATTAAAAGAGGGATTTCGTGCGGTTGTTTTTCGCACTTTCCATCAATATCTGGAAAACGTCCGCATGACGACCGCAGAAGATTTATTGAAAAAAGGCATGAGTGTTATTGATGTTTCTACCGCAGTAGGTTACGCCAGTCCAAGCCATTTTTCTAAACGCTTCCGGCAACATTATTTGATCAATCCTAAAGCATGGCAGGCGAAATATGCCGTTAGTCACACTTTATTAACAGAAAATATCATGGTCGGAAAATAA
- a CDS encoding TonB-dependent receptor: MRKKYARASVLCCLISPVVWAEHSSGATEDALIVTANKREEALNKVDGSVLVKTGEELVQAGITQVQDLERAFPGLQIRSRGNRTYSATTIRGISSPDFYSPSVRIYVDGVPQDHQFLTQELINVERVELLRGPQGTLYGGNAQAGVINIVTRSPQEGPWLNLSGNYSKLKQGGSFSGSIPLIEDLLYGSTSLRWVKEPGQIDAPNRGDKNIDSSKTWLGRGQLTFAPEDSSFSAELSFAHEDLDSHEELYLNDEQFRRKEYDGPIPDLTRRVNSYAFKAEYDFGDSVLTSVTSYQDRDIYRDFIGGKWKEKHHATTQELRLNSNFSNGITTVLGGWFSDEKNKHHTSGYPGYYGDAANTIKGKSLALFGEVKLPFASQWDLTLGGRLSHEKSQIDYAGRSGMAAIEAFDNQVSSKEFTPKTALGWQLTPDTRFYLSATKGYKPGGFNNIVSSANDSKPYNTETSDNYELGWHTSFFDNAVTLDSAVYYIRSKDKQIYVGPIGAQFIRNVGKAESKGIELSSQIKPMKGLKFSLGGSVGKSNFTDATDAENGINYDNKRLPYAPDVMLNASFDYLIDQTLLPGNLYLNAGARYYSKSYFNEANTLEQGGYTLYDASLSLEMAHGVNVKLYGENLGDKKYRVSSFTVGPNTLSMINKGLNVGLDVSISL, encoded by the coding sequence ATGAGAAAAAAATACGCTAGGGCGTCTGTCTTATGTTGTTTAATTTCGCCTGTGGTATGGGCAGAACATTCGTCTGGCGCGACAGAAGATGCTTTGATTGTAACGGCCAATAAACGAGAAGAAGCGTTAAATAAAGTGGATGGTAGCGTTCTGGTTAAAACAGGCGAGGAACTTGTACAGGCCGGTATCACTCAAGTACAAGATCTTGAGCGCGCTTTCCCTGGTTTACAAATCCGCTCACGAGGTAATAGAACCTATTCAGCAACCACCATTCGCGGTATTAGTTCACCGGATTTCTACTCGCCTTCTGTTCGAATTTATGTCGATGGTGTTCCTCAGGATCACCAATTCCTAACACAAGAATTAATCAACGTGGAACGTGTCGAACTATTACGTGGCCCGCAAGGGACTTTATATGGCGGAAATGCACAAGCGGGTGTTATTAATATCGTCACCCGTTCGCCGCAAGAAGGCCCTTGGCTTAATCTTTCCGGTAATTACTCCAAGTTGAAACAAGGTGGTTCTTTCAGCGGATCAATACCGCTTATTGAAGATCTCCTTTATGGTAGTACCAGCCTGCGTTGGGTAAAAGAGCCTGGGCAAATTGATGCACCAAATCGTGGCGATAAAAATATTGATTCCAGCAAAACCTGGCTCGGTCGAGGGCAACTGACATTTGCGCCAGAAGATTCTTCGTTCAGTGCTGAACTTAGCTTTGCTCATGAAGATCTCGATTCCCATGAAGAACTCTATTTAAACGACGAACAATTTCGTCGGAAAGAATATGATGGCCCTATCCCTGATTTAACCCGGCGGGTTAACAGTTATGCATTCAAGGCTGAATATGATTTCGGCGACAGTGTGTTAACCAGTGTGACTTCTTATCAGGATCGCGATATTTACCGTGATTTCATTGGTGGTAAATGGAAAGAGAAACATCATGCCACTACGCAAGAGCTGCGTTTGAACTCCAATTTCTCAAATGGGATTACCACTGTTCTCGGTGGCTGGTTCTCAGATGAAAAGAATAAACATCATACCAGTGGTTATCCCGGTTACTATGGCGATGCGGCTAACACAATAAAAGGAAAATCGCTGGCACTGTTTGGTGAGGTGAAATTACCCTTTGCTTCTCAGTGGGATTTGACTCTGGGTGGTCGTTTGTCCCATGAAAAATCGCAGATAGACTATGCGGGCCGTTCTGGCATGGCAGCAATCGAAGCTTTTGATAACCAAGTTTCCAGCAAGGAGTTTACACCTAAGACTGCATTGGGTTGGCAATTGACGCCAGATACCCGTTTCTATCTCTCTGCCACTAAAGGGTACAAACCCGGTGGATTCAATAACATTGTCTCCTCCGCCAATGATAGCAAACCCTACAATACTGAAACCTCAGATAATTATGAGCTCGGCTGGCATACCTCGTTCTTTGATAATGCAGTGACATTAGACAGCGCTGTTTACTACATTCGTTCGAAAGATAAACAAATTTATGTTGGTCCGATCGGTGCACAGTTTATACGCAATGTGGGTAAAGCAGAGAGCAAAGGCATTGAGTTGAGTAGCCAGATTAAGCCAATGAAAGGGCTGAAATTTTCTCTTGGAGGAAGCGTAGGCAAATCAAACTTCACTGATGCAACCGATGCAGAGAATGGCATAAATTATGACAATAAACGTCTGCCTTATGCGCCAGATGTCATGCTTAATGCAAGTTTTGACTACTTGATTGATCAAACATTGTTACCCGGTAACCTCTATTTAAATGCCGGTGCCCGCTACTATTCAAAAAGCTACTTTAATGAAGCGAATACTCTTGAACAGGGGGGATACACCCTCTATGACGCATCATTAAGTTTAGAAATGGCACATGGGGTGAATGTAAAACTCTATGGCGAAAATCTGGGCGATAAAAAGTATCGTGTCTCAAGTTTCACCGTGGGGCCAAATACGCTCAGTATGATCAATAAAGGCTTGAATGTTGGGCTGGATGTGAGTATCTCACTATGA
- a CDS encoding MFS transporter, with amino-acid sequence MTHNISHPRHISLLLLTLAGVYTLQSTIGMLTLQSMPAFLRSHGVTPDKIGLLYLLMLPWAFKFLWAPIIERYRKSGSGDTNPRRIMICGNLLITLLFCAMSLAKPAEHMPLIIVGLFLITICLTVVDTTTDGHAIDRLSPKHRPWCNVMQVGGGYLGSIIGSGLFLYLVSLYGWHIGAGVLAIVILLMSLPALFLRETQVEKAPTVLKAPVAPSLKNALRRAPVRQALVLILLCMIGTRLSLGMLSPFLIDRGVDLTQLGIIAASGGALAGLSGVLLGGIIVRKFGAVQTLLSVILLESIVLAGIFWLARQPEAPLSLLSAAYVFITLITAAKFVALYTQMMSLAAGAQSGVDFALMQSADMGIAIICSVLGGLIVTKAGYSALFVLALLFTFIALFWILRKFHNFHKESVNA; translated from the coding sequence ATGACGCATAATATCTCCCATCCCCGCCATATATCGTTGCTATTATTGACTTTGGCAGGGGTTTATACCCTCCAAAGTACGATCGGCATGTTAACGTTACAAAGTATGCCAGCGTTTTTGCGTAGCCACGGCGTAACCCCGGATAAAATCGGCTTGCTCTACTTGTTGATGCTGCCTTGGGCATTCAAATTCCTTTGGGCACCTATTATAGAGCGCTATCGTAAATCGGGTTCGGGGGATACAAATCCCCGTCGTATCATGATTTGCGGTAATCTGTTAATTACCTTGCTTTTTTGTGCAATGTCACTGGCAAAACCTGCCGAACATATGCCGCTGATTATCGTCGGTCTATTTCTAATCACCATTTGCCTGACGGTGGTGGATACCACCACCGATGGTCACGCTATTGACCGGTTATCACCAAAACATCGCCCTTGGTGCAATGTTATGCAAGTTGGCGGCGGTTATTTGGGTTCTATCATTGGCAGCGGTCTGTTTCTATACCTGGTTTCACTGTATGGTTGGCACATTGGTGCCGGGGTATTAGCCATCGTGATTCTATTGATGTCACTGCCTGCCCTATTTTTACGCGAAACACAGGTAGAAAAAGCACCAACGGTTTTAAAAGCCCCGGTTGCCCCTTCTCTCAAAAATGCACTCCGTCGGGCACCGGTTAGACAAGCATTGGTTTTGATATTGCTGTGTATGATCGGTACGCGCCTTTCACTTGGTATGCTTTCGCCGTTTTTGATCGATCGCGGTGTGGATTTAACTCAACTTGGTATCATTGCCGCCAGTGGTGGTGCATTAGCTGGATTATCTGGTGTTCTGCTTGGTGGCATCATTGTACGTAAATTCGGTGCTGTCCAGACTTTACTGTCTGTCATACTGCTTGAATCTATCGTATTAGCCGGTATTTTCTGGCTTGCCCGGCAACCAGAAGCGCCGTTATCCCTGCTTTCAGCCGCATATGTTTTCATCACCTTAATCACTGCCGCCAAATTTGTTGCGCTGTATACCCAGATGATGTCGCTCGCCGCGGGTGCTCAGTCCGGTGTGGATTTTGCATTGATGCAATCCGCAGATATGGGTATTGCAATTATCTGTTCAGTGTTGGGTGGATTGATTGTTACTAAAGCAGGCTATTCTGCCCTTTTCGTTCTTGCACTTCTCTTCACTTTCATTGCCTTGTTCTGGATATTGCGTAAGTTCCATAATTTCCACAAGGAGAGCGTGAATGCGTAA
- a CDS encoding ABC transporter ATP-binding protein, with protein MRNHDTSAQSSPEQRAADAGVIKELWYMMRPYRTLSYVAIALAILSAGLQILPAAVAGLITQSIYDGQYDTLLNYGVMLLGFTFAAMLTFSGSTFFAHLVAADVQADVRRNISSKLKSVPLGFFMLTDSTEIKKMMLDDVEQLEDGIAHIIPEMSATLFGPLIALSVMLAIDWRLALAAFAPTLGACLLFVYIQIKVQTTTQRFYAAQNRIASTMGEVINAIPVVKTYSGGKVALQRAEKAFTALTRIIDVWVEKVQVKSSRFFVLSSANLLFVLPLAVWLLNRQEITLFELTFFILAAMAFGNIASSMFAVMTRLQQQEALITRYRWLMNQPELAPCTQSQTPADHSVALHNVSFSYQDKQGNALNNISFSIPAGSSLALVGASGSGKSTVASLIARLWDPQHGQVTIGGVDIRNMDEPTLRNNVSFVFQRVFLFNDTVANNIRLARPNASLAEVETAATAAQAHQFIQQLPQGYDTVLNGGVSLSVGEKQRIAVAAAILKNAPILVLDEATAYADPECEKEMQQALNALCRNKTVIVIAHRLPTIRHLDRIMVLDKGQIIEQGTHDELAAQQGAYARQWAAWRGEKTGTGANYHGAI; from the coding sequence ATGCGTAATCATGATACTTCTGCTCAGAGTTCGCCGGAGCAGCGTGCGGCTGATGCCGGCGTTATTAAAGAGTTATGGTACATGATGCGCCCATACCGCACGTTGAGTTACGTTGCTATTGCACTTGCCATTCTTTCCGCCGGCCTGCAAATATTGCCGGCGGCGGTTGCCGGGCTCATCACCCAATCTATCTATGACGGGCAATATGACACGCTATTGAATTATGGCGTTATGTTATTGGGATTCACGTTTGCCGCTATGTTGACCTTTAGTGGTTCAACGTTTTTTGCTCATTTGGTTGCTGCCGATGTGCAAGCTGATGTTCGCCGCAATATCAGCAGTAAGTTGAAGTCTGTACCTTTGGGCTTTTTCATGCTGACCGACAGCACTGAAATAAAAAAGATGATGCTAGATGACGTCGAACAGCTTGAAGATGGTATTGCTCATATCATTCCAGAGATGTCTGCTACCTTATTTGGTCCATTGATCGCATTGAGTGTCATGTTAGCCATTGATTGGCGGTTAGCCTTGGCGGCCTTCGCGCCGACTTTGGGTGCCTGCTTGTTATTTGTCTATATTCAGATAAAAGTTCAAACGACAACTCAGCGTTTTTATGCAGCCCAAAACCGTATTGCTTCAACAATGGGTGAAGTTATTAATGCGATTCCTGTGGTCAAAACCTATTCAGGCGGCAAGGTTGCGTTGCAACGCGCTGAGAAAGCGTTTACTGCCCTGACTCGGATTATTGACGTTTGGGTTGAGAAAGTGCAGGTCAAATCCAGCCGGTTTTTCGTGTTATCCAGTGCTAACCTGTTGTTTGTCCTCCCTTTGGCGGTCTGGTTATTGAACCGACAAGAGATCACTTTATTCGAATTGACTTTCTTTATTTTGGCGGCAATGGCATTCGGTAATATTGCCTCATCCATGTTCGCTGTGATGACACGTTTGCAACAGCAAGAGGCGTTGATCACACGTTATCGTTGGTTAATGAATCAACCTGAACTAGCGCCTTGCACCCAAAGCCAAACACCCGCCGATCACAGCGTCGCCCTGCACAATGTCAGTTTCTCCTACCAAGATAAGCAGGGGAATGCATTAAATAACATTTCATTTTCTATACCGGCGGGCAGTTCATTAGCTTTAGTCGGTGCCAGTGGTTCGGGTAAATCTACTGTAGCGAGTCTTATCGCACGTCTTTGGGACCCTCAGCATGGTCAGGTGACTATTGGCGGTGTTGATATCCGTAATATGGATGAACCGACGCTACGCAATAACGTCTCTTTTGTTTTCCAGCGGGTGTTTCTGTTCAACGATACGGTGGCTAATAACATACGATTAGCCCGTCCTAATGCCTCACTGGCCGAAGTTGAAACGGCGGCTACCGCAGCGCAAGCTCATCAATTTATTCAGCAATTACCACAAGGCTACGACACCGTACTGAACGGTGGCGTGAGTTTATCGGTAGGTGAAAAACAGCGTATTGCCGTTGCCGCCGCTATTCTGAAAAACGCCCCAATTCTTGTATTGGACGAAGCTACAGCCTATGCCGATCCAGAATGTGAAAAAGAGATGCAACAGGCACTCAATGCCTTATGCCGCAATAAGACTGTGATTGTCATTGCCCATCGTCTACCGACTATCCGTCATCTTGATCGAATAATGGTTTTAGATAAAGGACAGATTATCGAACAAGGAACCCATGATGAACTGGCCGCACAGCAAGGTGCATACGCCAGACAGTGGGCTGCTTGGCGGGGAGAAAAAACCGGGACAGGAGCAAATTATCATGGGGCTATTTAA
- a CDS encoding ABC transporter ATP-binding protein: MNWPHSKVHTPDSGLLGGEKKPGQEQIIMGLFNRLQQHLSPKLQRVWFKGLLYKQFDTVAIMAQLAIAAWAITHLGESDNPMLPLITLGLLVILLLLRFTFMARALRKLTIAAYGLGIEIRRSLLQRLVSMSVATIRGLSAGKIALTLSEDVQWQENQSAYTTPQIACQVMMLTLIYLALFWFDWVVAGSALLVLMVGMFILGAIRKKLNEILRLRATMMAEVSEAIVEYAQGMSFIRAAAATTTVEQRFDREIDQLRVAFRRGVFRSIPLLSLFYIIIDTSVVVGILAGALRFNSPEALTLSEILITILLLFATITPLRGIIPLLNITALTQVGETHIAEIEAVATQASGPLAAPDKYDVEVNDISFSYPGTNQPAIQNVSFYAPQGSMTAIVGPSGSGKSTLAYLLLSFYQLDKGEIRLGGNDIHHYQTQALYDTVTMVFQETALFQDTVANNLRLGDPNATQLELEQAARLANIHDTILALPQGYDTPLGVDGGTLSGGERQRLAIARAILKQSPVLFLDEATASLDPENEQLIQQAFDSLTRNKTVFVIAHRLSTITRADQILVMDHGTLCDSGTHDELLARCSLYQSLWENHLGSEEHWHLYPNKPNKV; this comes from the coding sequence ATGAACTGGCCGCACAGCAAGGTGCATACGCCAGACAGTGGGCTGCTTGGCGGGGAGAAAAAACCGGGACAGGAGCAAATTATCATGGGGCTATTTAATCGTCTCCAGCAACATCTATCACCAAAACTACAAAGAGTTTGGTTTAAGGGATTGTTATATAAACAGTTTGATACCGTTGCGATTATGGCTCAACTGGCTATTGCTGCCTGGGCTATTACCCATCTAGGGGAAAGTGACAATCCTATGTTGCCGCTTATCACTTTGGGATTACTGGTTATTTTATTGTTGCTGCGATTTACTTTTATGGCTCGCGCATTACGTAAACTCACCATTGCCGCCTATGGTTTAGGCATAGAAATTCGTCGCTCTCTGCTACAACGCCTTGTCAGTATGTCTGTCGCCACTATTCGGGGATTGAGCGCTGGAAAAATAGCGTTGACGTTATCTGAAGATGTGCAATGGCAGGAAAATCAGTCAGCCTATACCACACCGCAAATCGCTTGTCAGGTGATGATGCTGACTCTCATCTACTTAGCTTTATTCTGGTTCGATTGGGTGGTTGCCGGTAGTGCATTATTAGTGCTGATGGTTGGAATGTTCATCTTGGGAGCTATCCGTAAAAAACTGAATGAAATATTGCGCTTGCGTGCCACTATGATGGCTGAGGTATCCGAAGCTATCGTTGAGTACGCCCAAGGTATGTCCTTTATTCGTGCTGCGGCAGCAACCACGACGGTAGAACAGCGTTTTGACCGCGAAATCGACCAATTACGTGTCGCATTCCGCCGCGGGGTATTCAGAAGTATTCCGCTACTGAGCCTGTTTTACATCATCATTGATACCAGCGTGGTCGTTGGCATTCTGGCTGGTGCTCTGCGTTTTAATTCACCAGAAGCATTAACACTTTCAGAAATACTTATCACTATTCTGTTGTTGTTTGCCACGATTACCCCTCTACGTGGGATCATCCCCTTACTCAATATTACGGCCTTAACGCAAGTAGGTGAAACCCATATTGCAGAGATAGAAGCCGTTGCAACGCAAGCTTCCGGGCCACTAGCTGCGCCAGACAAATATGATGTTGAAGTTAATGACATTTCGTTTAGCTATCCAGGTACCAATCAACCCGCTATCCAAAATGTGTCGTTTTATGCGCCGCAAGGCAGTATGACCGCTATTGTCGGACCCAGTGGCAGTGGGAAATCCACACTGGCTTATCTATTACTCTCTTTCTATCAACTGGATAAGGGAGAAATCCGTCTGGGTGGAAATGATATCCATCATTACCAAACCCAAGCATTGTATGACACCGTGACTATGGTATTTCAGGAAACCGCACTATTTCAGGATACCGTCGCTAACAATCTCCGGTTGGGTGATCCCAATGCAACCCAATTAGAACTGGAACAAGCAGCTCGTCTTGCCAATATTCACGATACGATTTTGGCATTACCACAAGGATACGATACTCCGCTAGGCGTGGATGGCGGTACGCTGTCTGGTGGCGAGCGTCAGCGCCTTGCCATTGCCCGTGCCATTTTAAAGCAATCTCCGGTTTTATTCCTTGACGAAGCGACGGCTTCTCTCGATCCCGAAAACGAACAGTTGATACAACAGGCGTTTGATTCTCTTACCCGGAATAAAACAGTTTTTGTTATCGCTCATCGGCTGAGCACGATAACCCGCGCTGACCAGATATTGGTGATGGATCATGGAACCCTTTGTGATAGCGGCACTCATGACGAATTGTTAGCGCGTTGTTCACTTTATCAATCTCTTTGGGAAAACCATCTCGGCTCAGAAGAGCACTGGCATCTATATCCAAATAAGCCAAATAAGGTGTAA